A single window of Nicotiana sylvestris chromosome 3, ASM39365v2, whole genome shotgun sequence DNA harbors:
- the LOC138887822 gene encoding uncharacterized protein: MKTSKELWNALEKKYKTENAGLKNFVAAKFLDFKMVDDKSVIMQVQELQVIVHDLLAEDMVINEAFQVAAFLEKLPQLWKDFKNYLKQKRKEITFEDLIVRIQIEEDNKAAEKKSRGNSTIMGANIVEEASTSNKKRKKPSEPKNYPSNKKFKDNFHNYGKVGHKVMDCRTPKKDKKKSQANMVEKNDEIEDLCAMLSECSLVGNHKE, translated from the coding sequence ATGAAAACATCAAAAGAGTTGTGGAATGCTCTTGAAAAGAAGTACAAGACTGAAAATGCTGGACTTAAGAATTTTGTGGCCGCCAAATTTCTGGATTTCAAAATGGTTGACGACAAATCTGTCATAATGCAAGTCCAAGAAttgcaagttattgttcatgacctccttgctgaagATATGGTCATAAATGAAGCATTTCAAGTTGCGGCATTTTTGGAAAAGCTACCTCAGTTGTGGAAGGACTTTAAGAATTACTTGAAACAGAAGCGCAAGGAGATAACGTTTGAAGACCTTATTGTTCGTATACAGATTGAAGAGGACAACAAGGCTGCTGAGAAAAAGTCCCGTGgtaactcaacaataatgggagcaaatattgttgaggaAGCATCTACaagcaacaaaaagagaaagaagccaTCTGAACCTAAGAATTACCCGAGCAATAAGAAGTTCAAAGATAATTTCCACAACTATGGAAAGGTTGGACATAAGGTCATGGACTGTCGTACaccaaagaaagacaagaagaagagCCAAGCGAACATGGTTGAAAAGAATGATGAAATAGAGGACTTATGTGCCATGCTATCTGAATGCAGCTTGGTAGGAAATCACAAGGAGTga
- the LOC138887823 gene encoding uncharacterized protein: MVGEKVLLKVSPMKGVMRFGKKGKVSHWFIGPFEVLWRIGEVAYELTFPPSLSSVHPIFHVSMLRKYIGDPSDVLNFSTVQLDDDLTYDVEPVAILGHQVKEYKMSKKIQVPEWWSESPQLIQSLSEIARLLMY, from the exons atggttggcgagaaggttctgttgaaggtttcacccatgaagggtgttatgagatttgggaagaaagggaaagtGAGTcattggttcattgggccttttgaggtgctttggaggattggagaggtggcttatgagcttacttttccacccagcttgtcgagtgtgcatccgatatttcatgtttctatgctccggaagtatattggggatccgtctgaTGTTCtgaatttcagcacggttcagttggatgatgatttgacttatgatgtggaaccagtagctattttgggtcatcaa GTTAAAGAGTATAAAATGAGTAAAAAG atccaggtgcccgagtggtGGAGTGAGAGTCCTCAGCTTATCCAGAGTTtgtcggagattgcaag ACTACTGATGTATTAG
- the LOC138887821 gene encoding uncharacterized protein, with translation MATETWSEISFQTATNVSRRVEMVLAYESGQGSDNRPHHFGGFSDASFGARAKPEAESYDTVITGTISVCSRDASVLFDSGFTYSYVSSYFASYLVVPRDSLSASVYVSTPVEDAIVVNRVYHSCVFTIGSLETSVDLLLLDMVDFDVILGMDWVSPYHAILDCHAKMVTLALLGLPQLEWRGTLGHSTSRVISYVKARHMVEKGYHDYLAYVRDSSIEVPFMDSVPVVREFVEVFPADLPGMPPDRDIDFYINLALGTQPILYFAIPYGPARFERIKGAVARFA, from the exons ATGGCCACGGAGAcatggagtgagatttcttttcagacggCTACCAATGTCTCTAGACGAGTCGAGATGGTTCTAGCATATGAGAGTGGTCAAGGGTCTGACAATAGGCCTCATCATTTTGGTGGATTCAGTGATGCCTCATTTGGAGctaggg ccaagcctgaggctgagtcatATGACactgttatcacaggtactatttcagtttgcagtagagatgcttcagttctatttgattcgGGTTTTACTTATTCCTACgtatcatcctattttgcttcatatttggttgtgcctcgtgattctttgagtgcttctgtgtatgtgtccacacctgtgGAAGATGCTATTGTTGTAAATCGTGTTTATCATTCGTGTGTGTTTACCATTGGcagtcttgagactagtgtagatcttctacttctcgatatggtagattttgatgttatcttgggtatggattgggtgtcaccttatcatgctatattggattgtcacgccaagatggtgaccttagccttgttaGGGTTGCCtcaattagagtggagagggactcttggccATTCTACTAGTAGGgtcatctcttatgtgaaggctcgacatatggtcgagaaggggtatcatgattatttggcttatgtccgtgATTCTAGTATAGAGGTTCCTTTCATGGATTCAgtaccagttgttcgtgagtttgtagaggtgtttcctgcagacctgccggggatgccgcccgacagggatattgacttctacattaatttggctttgggcactcaacccattttatATTtcgccataccgtatggccctgccagatttgaaagaattaaaggagcagttgcaagatttgcttga